In Daphnia pulicaria isolate SC F1-1A chromosome 5, SC_F0-13Bv2, whole genome shotgun sequence, a single genomic region encodes these proteins:
- the LOC124340934 gene encoding uncharacterized protein LOC124340934 isoform X2 → MDRYFIIVVEDIDRKSEIVKWGNDFKIVKDYQNLMVKSTRAPNAGPILQNHHSVTWAICVAKSQTMFKGLGVDAFQEFLSSSFIADIPCEVWDGKVFDNLKNYAVDIILQMEDCPEFWKSFDPSNNVKIFHKPETSLTPTALNHQLFWRGSVKMRDPHNPSNFGHLEHAELSYGFDQLDLLTSQIREENFPFIATRKKTFCSFLELVSSFDANTVPFVFYTSTSLVLTVQGADPFWKAMDEKVSFLFRLDFATEETEHRGKETGMQSLYFLSHWSDDELRLYLLKGADQLQNLANIFVGLHHSTSFSSVSKVYPSELPVNPPTSTDHLRMDRLEKEIRRLQLHALQAWIKENGAIDSSTMNELLDEVAVAVAKEHHRFAVKAIPERTDWPEFSEAELLKWKLEKKMTSEGDRPATMNNRLLQPGCNGRVISVDVNSLLRCFNRKQQPSRSPKKVRASECVAATRLKPSCDAETARTTEWPKSAALKFPGIHYNLSVEDEKAEKQRSEFQDKWVPLETASATWCNPWSVNSSTSYQLSIKTRPLAPAAAEPPVASRAPRTPKKNQQQPRDLAQLRKSPRLLAKSGGPPTRASKRTPSKKNTNGSAAAAGASAAFPKDTFKQQLKAVIIKVLGDQKITTKDPLFRTCANKLSVICMALLNDSKSDVTPRQMYQVAKSQAKQVLQFVKP, encoded by the exons ATGGACagatattttattattgtcgTCGAAGATATTGACAGAAAAAGCGAAATAG tcaAATGgggaaatgattttaaaatcgTGAAGGATTACCAGAATTTAATGGTAAAATCTACTAGAGCTCCAAATGCAGGTCCCATACTGCAAAACCATCATTCTGTCACGTGGGCCATTTGTGTGGCAAAATCTCAAACAATGTTTAAAGGTTTGGGAGTTGATGCATTTCAAGAATTTCTTTCCAGCAGTTTTATTGCAGACATACCCTGTGAGGTATGGGATGGCAAAGTTTTCGACAACTTAAAAAATTATGCTGTTGACATTATCCTACAAATGGAAGATTGTCCTGAATTCTGGAAATCTTTCGATCCTTCCAACAATGTGAAAATTTTTCATAAGCCAGAAACATCTTTAACACCTACAGCTTTAAACCATCAACTATTTTGGCGTGGATCTGTGAAAATGAGAGACCCTCATAATCCTTCCAATTTTGGACATCTTGAGCATGCTGAATTAAGCTATGGCTTTGACCAGCTGGACCTTCTCACTAGTCAAATACGAGaagaaaattttccttttattgCAACACGG AAGAAGACGTTTTGCTCCTTTTTGGAATTGGTGAGCTCCTTTGATGCCAACACCGTGCCCTTCGTTTTCTATACGTCAACGTCTTTGGTGCTGACCGTGCAAGGCGCAGATCCGTTTTGGAAagcaatggatgaaaaa gtttcgtttttattccgcCTTGACTTCGCAACCGAAGAAACAGAACACCGGGGAAAGGAAACGGGAATGCAATCCCTTTACTTTTTGAGCCATTGGAGTGACGACGAGTTGCGACTTTATTTGTTGAAAGGAGCCGATCAGCTACAGAATCTGGCCAATATATTTGTCGGACTCCATCActccacttctttttcttccgtctCCAAGGTATACCCTTCAGAGTTACCCGTCAATCCACCCACTTCGACAGACCACCTGCGGATGGAtcgattggaaaaagaaattcgtcgCTTGCAATTGCACGCGCTCCAAGCCTGGATCAAAGAGAACGGAGCTATTGACTCATCAACGATGAATGAACTTCTGGATGAAGTCGCCGTGGCCGTGGCAAAGGAACACCATCGATTTGCCGTCAAGGCGATACCTGAAAGAACCGACTGGCCCGAATTTTCAGAGGCGGAACTTTTGAAATGGAagttggagaagaagatgacgtcTGAAGGTGACCGGCCTGCCACAATGAACAACCGTTTACTGCAACCCGGTTGCAACGGCCGCGTCATTTCGGTCGACGTCAATAGTTTGCTGCGGTGCTTCAACAGGAAGCAGCAACCCAGTCGTTCTCCGAAAAAGGTGCGGGCTTCCGAATGTGTCGCCGCCACGCGATTGAAACCTTCGTGCGATGCAGAAACCGCTCGAACGACCGAATGGCCCAAGAGTGCTGCCTTGAAATTCCCCGGAATTCA TTACAACCTTTCCGTGGAAGACGAGAAAGCCGAAAAGCAGCGATCGGAATTCCAGGACAAGTGGGTTCCTTTAGAGACGGCCTCTGCAACGTGGTGTAACCCATGGTCGGTCAACAGTTCGACTTCCTATCAGTTGTCGATCAAAACTCGTCCGCTGGCTCCGGCTGCCGCTGAGCCTCCCGTTGCCTCTCGGGCCCCTCGAACGCCGAAgaagaaccaacaacaacctcGTGACCTGGCCCAGCTTCGCAAGTCACCCCGGCTCCTGGCCAAGAGTGGCGGTCCGCCGACTCGGGCGAGTAAGCGAACGCCTTCCAAGAAAAACACCAAcgggtctgctgctgctgctggagcgtCAGCAGCTTTCCCAAAGGACACATTTAAGCAACAGCTGAAGGCCGTCATCATTAAAGTTCTGGGAGATCAGAAGATAACGACCAAAGACCCGCTCTTCCGCACCTGCGCCAACAAGCTCTCTGTGATCTGTATGGCGTTGCTCAACGACTCCAAAAGTGATGTGACGCCCCGCCAGATGTATCAAGTTGCCAAAAGCCAAGCGAAACAGGTCCTGCAATTCGTCAAGCCTTAG
- the LOC124341044 gene encoding protein O-glucosyltransferase 2-like — MSVFECPFVLIWILIFIFIVNPTASVENDPSQCVLTGPGLIPNRIVLPARYFFIQSTERCNVSQADIIVELKGLSEHGPCRVWTQILDRRDGSFIVRYKMFQYCDDMEINVTWKGHHLADSPYSYKGRVYAESCDCPLDSIDEMINDYQCSVNVAQIDHDLNQFQNVDFNQVLTEAMKRFSHAGSYSFCHYVVLNNKVYRRCYGQHVGFNMFMDNILLSLSRKAVLPDMEFLINLGDWPLVKKNTLPIIPIFSWCGSTQTADIVMPTYDITEASLECMGRVTLDMLSVQSNPDTKWENKQEKAFWRGRDSRRERLNLVKLSRQRPELINASLTNFFFFRDEEKTYGPKEDHISFFKFFDYKYQLNIDGTVAAYRFPYLLAGDAVVFKQDSEYYEHFYSDLKPGVHYVPIKADLSDLVKKIQWAKTHDEEVRKIGINGRQYSVNHLLPKDVICYHAILFKKWSQKLKNPIRVHDQMTLVKPSNSTDKRLGHCQCLKKSTHVEL, encoded by the exons ATGTCAGTTTTCGAATGTCCGTTTGTCTTGATCTGGAtacttattttcatttttatcgtTAATCCTACAGCAAGTGTTGAAAATGATCCTTCTCAGTGTGTGTTAACTGGTCCAGGATTAATTCCCAATCGTATAGTTCTCCCTGCCCgatattttttcattcaatcaaCTGAAAG GTGCAATGTTTCTCAAGCTGATATAATTGTTGAGCTGAAGGGACTTTCTGAACATGGCCCTTGCAGAGTGTGGACTCAGATCCTTGATCGGCGTGATGGAAGTTTTATAGTTCGTTATAAAATGTTTCAG TATTGTGATGACATGGAGATAAATGTCACCTGGAAAGGACATCATTTAGCCGACTCACCATACTCTTATAAAGGGAGAGTTTATGCTGAATCCTGTGATTGTCCACTTGACAGCATTGATGAAATGATAAATGATTATCAATGTTCAGTGAATGTTGCTCAAATTGACCATGATCTTAATCAATTCCAAAATGTTGATTTTAATCAAGTTTTGACAGAGGCCATGAAGAGATTCAGTCATGCTGGATCTTACAGTTTTTGCCATTACGTAGTTCTAAATAATAAG GTTTACCGCCGCTGTTATGGTCAACATGTTGGATTTAACATGTTCATGGACAACATACTTTTATCATTATCTCGTAAAGCAGTCCTTCCGGACATGGAATTTTTGATAAATCTGGGCGATTGGCCATTGGTGAAGAAAAATACCCTGCCAATTATTCCAATATTCTCATGGTGTGGTTCAACCCAAACTGCTGATATCGTAATGCCGACTTATGATATTACAGAAGCCTCTTTGGAGTGTATGGGAAG AGTGACGTTAGACATGTTGTCCGTACAATCCAATCCGGATACCAAGtgggaaaacaaacaagagaagGCTTTCTGGAGAGGAAGAGATTCGCGACGAGAACGTCTTAACTTAGTGAAACTTTCACGCCAACGCCCTGAGTTGATCAACGCGTCTCTCactaatttcttcttttttcgcgaCGAAGAGAAGACATATGGTCCAAAGGAGgaccatatttcttttttcaagttctttgac TACAAATACCAACTGAATATAGATGGAACTGTAGCAGCTTACCGATTTCCATACCTATTGGCCGGTGATGCTGTGGTGTTCAAGCAAGATTCTGAATATTATGAACACTTTTATAGCGACCTTAAGCCGGGAGTCCATTATGTTCCAATAAAAGCAGACCTTAGCGatctggtaaaaaaaattcaatgggCAAAGACTCATGATGAAGAAGTTCGGAAGATTGGCATTAACGGAAGGCAGTATTCAGTAAACCATCTATTACCGAAAGACGTTATCTGCTATCACGCCATCCTTTTTAAG aaATGGAGCCAGAAACTAAAAAATCCAATTCGAGTTCATGACCAAATGACTTTAGTTAAGCCTTCTAATTCGACAGACAAGCGATTGGGGCATTGTCAGTGCCTGAAGAAATCAACTCACGTCGAGTTATGA
- the LOC124340934 gene encoding uncharacterized protein LOC124340934 isoform X1 encodes MDRYFIIVVEDIDRKSEIVKWGNDFKIVKDYQNLMVKSTRAPNAGPILQNHHSVTWAICVAKSQTMFKGLGVDAFQEFLSSSFIADIPCEVWDGKVFDNLKNYAVDIILQMEDCPEFWKSFDPSNNVKIFHKPETSLTPTALNHQLFWRGSVKMRDPHNPSNFGHLEHAELSYGFDQLDLLTSQIREENFPFIATRKKTFCSFLELVSSFDANTVPFVFYTSTSLVLTVQGADPFWKAMDEKQVSFLFRLDFATEETEHRGKETGMQSLYFLSHWSDDELRLYLLKGADQLQNLANIFVGLHHSTSFSSVSKVYPSELPVNPPTSTDHLRMDRLEKEIRRLQLHALQAWIKENGAIDSSTMNELLDEVAVAVAKEHHRFAVKAIPERTDWPEFSEAELLKWKLEKKMTSEGDRPATMNNRLLQPGCNGRVISVDVNSLLRCFNRKQQPSRSPKKVRASECVAATRLKPSCDAETARTTEWPKSAALKFPGIHYNLSVEDEKAEKQRSEFQDKWVPLETASATWCNPWSVNSSTSYQLSIKTRPLAPAAAEPPVASRAPRTPKKNQQQPRDLAQLRKSPRLLAKSGGPPTRASKRTPSKKNTNGSAAAAGASAAFPKDTFKQQLKAVIIKVLGDQKITTKDPLFRTCANKLSVICMALLNDSKSDVTPRQMYQVAKSQAKQVLQFVKP; translated from the exons ATGGACagatattttattattgtcgTCGAAGATATTGACAGAAAAAGCGAAATAG tcaAATGgggaaatgattttaaaatcgTGAAGGATTACCAGAATTTAATGGTAAAATCTACTAGAGCTCCAAATGCAGGTCCCATACTGCAAAACCATCATTCTGTCACGTGGGCCATTTGTGTGGCAAAATCTCAAACAATGTTTAAAGGTTTGGGAGTTGATGCATTTCAAGAATTTCTTTCCAGCAGTTTTATTGCAGACATACCCTGTGAGGTATGGGATGGCAAAGTTTTCGACAACTTAAAAAATTATGCTGTTGACATTATCCTACAAATGGAAGATTGTCCTGAATTCTGGAAATCTTTCGATCCTTCCAACAATGTGAAAATTTTTCATAAGCCAGAAACATCTTTAACACCTACAGCTTTAAACCATCAACTATTTTGGCGTGGATCTGTGAAAATGAGAGACCCTCATAATCCTTCCAATTTTGGACATCTTGAGCATGCTGAATTAAGCTATGGCTTTGACCAGCTGGACCTTCTCACTAGTCAAATACGAGaagaaaattttccttttattgCAACACGG AAGAAGACGTTTTGCTCCTTTTTGGAATTGGTGAGCTCCTTTGATGCCAACACCGTGCCCTTCGTTTTCTATACGTCAACGTCTTTGGTGCTGACCGTGCAAGGCGCAGATCCGTTTTGGAAagcaatggatgaaaaa CaggtttcgtttttattccgcCTTGACTTCGCAACCGAAGAAACAGAACACCGGGGAAAGGAAACGGGAATGCAATCCCTTTACTTTTTGAGCCATTGGAGTGACGACGAGTTGCGACTTTATTTGTTGAAAGGAGCCGATCAGCTACAGAATCTGGCCAATATATTTGTCGGACTCCATCActccacttctttttcttccgtctCCAAGGTATACCCTTCAGAGTTACCCGTCAATCCACCCACTTCGACAGACCACCTGCGGATGGAtcgattggaaaaagaaattcgtcgCTTGCAATTGCACGCGCTCCAAGCCTGGATCAAAGAGAACGGAGCTATTGACTCATCAACGATGAATGAACTTCTGGATGAAGTCGCCGTGGCCGTGGCAAAGGAACACCATCGATTTGCCGTCAAGGCGATACCTGAAAGAACCGACTGGCCCGAATTTTCAGAGGCGGAACTTTTGAAATGGAagttggagaagaagatgacgtcTGAAGGTGACCGGCCTGCCACAATGAACAACCGTTTACTGCAACCCGGTTGCAACGGCCGCGTCATTTCGGTCGACGTCAATAGTTTGCTGCGGTGCTTCAACAGGAAGCAGCAACCCAGTCGTTCTCCGAAAAAGGTGCGGGCTTCCGAATGTGTCGCCGCCACGCGATTGAAACCTTCGTGCGATGCAGAAACCGCTCGAACGACCGAATGGCCCAAGAGTGCTGCCTTGAAATTCCCCGGAATTCA TTACAACCTTTCCGTGGAAGACGAGAAAGCCGAAAAGCAGCGATCGGAATTCCAGGACAAGTGGGTTCCTTTAGAGACGGCCTCTGCAACGTGGTGTAACCCATGGTCGGTCAACAGTTCGACTTCCTATCAGTTGTCGATCAAAACTCGTCCGCTGGCTCCGGCTGCCGCTGAGCCTCCCGTTGCCTCTCGGGCCCCTCGAACGCCGAAgaagaaccaacaacaacctcGTGACCTGGCCCAGCTTCGCAAGTCACCCCGGCTCCTGGCCAAGAGTGGCGGTCCGCCGACTCGGGCGAGTAAGCGAACGCCTTCCAAGAAAAACACCAAcgggtctgctgctgctgctggagcgtCAGCAGCTTTCCCAAAGGACACATTTAAGCAACAGCTGAAGGCCGTCATCATTAAAGTTCTGGGAGATCAGAAGATAACGACCAAAGACCCGCTCTTCCGCACCTGCGCCAACAAGCTCTCTGTGATCTGTATGGCGTTGCTCAACGACTCCAAAAGTGATGTGACGCCCCGCCAGATGTATCAAGTTGCCAAAAGCCAAGCGAAACAGGTCCTGCAATTCGTCAAGCCTTAG